The DNA region ATAatgggaataaataaatacataaataattgAACAGGACTACCTTATCTCTAAAACCTTGAGATGAGTGGTGGTTCCCTGAATTGAACACCATTCAAGTATCTACCACATCAGCCTCTCCCCTAAGACTGAAGGGAGGAGTAGAAACACAGAGAAGCTTCTCACTGTGCATTTCTGCTGAAAATTGCACAACAAAAGCAGGTGTCACCACTTTGACACTGACTGATAATATCTGCAGTGAGAAGAGTTGTTCACTGTAAAACTGGATGTTGGTATGTTTTAGTGAGTgataaacagtttttttgttaTTATCAAACATGTAATTTAGCCGACAACTATTTGTTTTTTCCTTAAATCTATAGACTGAAAAAGAATCAAACAGTCAATAATATAACCTTAATAATTATTCACTTATTAGCTGAAGTTCGTCTTGCGCAAATGTCTGTTAGGGATTTCTATAGCGCTCACTTGTAAAGGCCAAGAGCCGCCCATGATGCCAGCCTGAATGGCCACACCCATAACCACAGCCAGGTCGGGATCGACAGATGTGTTGGGCTCTTTTCCAAAGTACTCAGAGATCAGTCTCCTGATCCGCGGTATCCTGGTGGACCCTCCCACCAGAACGATCTCATCCACTTCTCCTTTATCCAGGTGGCCCTCAGCTAACACAGTCTCAATAGGAGCCAGAATTTTATGGAAGAGGTCCTTGTTGAGCTCCTCAAACTGCTCACGCGTGACAACAGCTTGGAAGAGAACCGGAGCGGGAGCAGCACTTTCAGGTGCATCAGATCTGTCGTGGGTGTGAAGGTGCAACGGCACCTTGATGCCGACGCTGGTTTGGAGTGTAAGTTTGAGCTTGGCAGCTTCCACAGCCTGCCGAAGATGGTGGATGTCCTCTTTGAGAGTGGGTGTAATGCCAAATTCTTGTCGGATCCGCTCTGAAGTATACTGGAACAACCTCTGGCTGAAGTCTTGGCCTCCTAACTTGTTATTTCCTGTAAAGAAATGCCATTCACATATCAAATGCACCTTAACTTTACAAAACCTGTAGTAATTACAACAAACTaggattattgttttattaagaaCCAAACAAAAATGAAGTAAGTATGTAACAGAAGTTAAAGCACCTTTAATAGACAACGGTGCATTTATACTACTTCCTATCTTATTTgctgaaacagaaaaatatgGACTGTACCTGCCATGGCTCTGGTGAGGAACATGCCTCCTTGTTTGTTAAGCAGAGACACATCCAGGGTTCCTCCGCCGAGATCAACTACCAGGACATTAAAGACGTCCACCTTGTGCAGACCATAAGCCATGGCAGCCGCTGTGGGCTCATTAATCACACGAAGGATCTCCAAGCCTGCGAAAGGGCAACATAGGAGTTCATCTACACTGTGCATTATGCTAGATGCATTACTGATGTGGTGCATGTAGCTTTTATATTATGTGACTATGAAAGTCAAATTACAAAGTGTAACCAAATGCTAACAATGTGGCAACAAGCATCTTTGACAttatcttaattttttttttttttttttttgaaaactgACCGGCAAGAGCGGCAGCCCTGACCGTGTAGTTCCTCTGCCTCTCATCAAACTCTGCAGGCACGGAGATGACAGCTTTCTGGATGGGCACACCGAGCTGCTGCTCCGccatcttcctcatcttcaaCAGCAGTCTGGACCCAATGAACTCTGGGCTGACAGTGAACGTATGGTTGGTGGAGATTTGAAACTCTGCACTTCCATTGTTGTTGATCACCTAGAAAAAAGTGAATAAGAGTAAATGGTAAATAACGTACGTCATTTAAAATACAATTGGACCATTAGTGGAGTTCACTTAGCCACCTTAAAGGGGTAACGGGCACTCTCCTGCTCCAAGTCCCCCGACTCAAATATCTTCCCGATGAATCTCTTGGCATCATAGACAGTATTTTGTGGGTTGCTGTCGGCTAAGTCCACGGCTTCATGTCCAGCCAGAACCGCCGTGGTGGTGAAGGAGACGGCGCTGGGGATGCTCTTCCTCCCCATTTTATCTGCCAACACCTCC from Betta splendens chromosome 13, fBetSpl5.4, whole genome shotgun sequence includes:
- the hspa13 gene encoding heat shock 70 kDa protein 13, which codes for MSGEISMIGSVILALFLAGYLGQQYLPPPKPKVIGLDLGTTFCSVGVFHPGSGEVEVLADKMGRKSIPSAVSFTTTAVLAGHEAVDLADSNPQNTVYDAKRFIGKIFESGDLEQESARYPFKVINNNGSAEFQISTNHTFTVSPEFIGSRLLLKMRKMAEQQLGVPIQKAVISVPAEFDERQRNYTVRAAALAGLEILRVINEPTAAAMAYGLHKVDVFNVLVVDLGGGTLDVSLLNKQGGMFLTRAMAGNNKLGGQDFSQRLFQYTSERIRQEFGITPTLKEDIHHLRQAVEAAKLKLTLQTSVGIKVPLHLHTHDRSDAPESAAPAPVLFQAVVTREQFEELNKDLFHKILAPIETVLAEGHLDKGEVDEIVLVGGSTRIPRIRRLISEYFGKEPNTSVDPDLAVVMGVAIQAGIMGGSWPLQVSAIEIPNRHLRKTNFS